A window from Branchiostoma floridae strain S238N-H82 chromosome 16, Bfl_VNyyK, whole genome shotgun sequence encodes these proteins:
- the LOC118403888 gene encoding uncharacterized protein LOC118403888 → MGIMGLFLFITMAVIYIHGKEGSLSPLAKDIFLHYMARMLLLGDLTEEKQANMGTGIGEETLTNQPAVEITNTAFEDMSAEDRERGAEIWFRSGGHPEMSSQTSKPGSPGFSRLDELTMAVKRGTEELTKAVKIGTERMAGELAEMKNELTGRMTEMKNELTGGMTDVKNELTGGMADIKSKLEELTKAVKNEEEVSDYTLLAKVLDRLCLFMYVISIVAAIPMTMYLSR, encoded by the exons ATGGGCATTATGGGACTGTTCCTCTTCATCACCATGGCCGTCATCTACATCCACGGAAAAGAGGGGAGCCTGTCTCCGCTGGCGAAGGATATCTTTCTCCACTACATGGCAAG GATGTTACTTCTGGGAGATCTCACCGAGGAGAAACAAGCCAACATGGGCACCGGTATCGGCGAGGAGACCCTGACCAACCAGCCTGCCGTAGAGATTACCAACACCGCCTTTGAAGACATGTCCGCGGAGGATAGAGAAAGAGGCGCTGAAATTTGGTTTCGGAGCGGTGGACACCCCGAGATGTCCAGCCAGACCTCTAAGCCAGGTTCTCCGGGCTTCTCCAGACTGGATGAGCTGACCATGGCGGTGAAGAGAGGAACCGAGGAGCTGACCAAGGCGGTGAAAATCGGGACGGAAAGGATGGCCGGGGAGCTAGCAGAGATGAAGAACGAGCTGACCGGCCGAATGACCGAGATGAAGAACGAGCTGACAGGGGGGATGACCGACGTAAAGAACGAGCTGACAGGGGGGATGGCTGACATAAAGAGCAAGTTGGAGGAGCTGACCAAGGCAGTAAAGAACGAGGAGGAAGTGTCTGATTACACCCTGCTGGCGAAGGTCCTGGACAGGCTGTGCCTTTTCATGTACGTCATCAGCATCGTGGCAGCCATTCCGATGACCATGTATCTGAGCAGGTGA